A portion of the Parasedimentitalea marina genome contains these proteins:
- a CDS encoding PAS-domain containing protein has protein sequence MSHTLVIPTDSLERQNQKLLKIAETLMRRVEQSPAESGLAYAQFERAALLEEEVRNRTFDLEQALDQLNLTHNQLAQANAATETARADLSNAIETIHDGFALFNANDTLVMCNSRFGKWMRDVHPRLLPGLKFKTYVQLVSHSNDLALPKGVSPGQWAKRRMLHHREKHAVFNSRIAGQRWLQISEQRTNDGGTVILQTDVTDMMRLERRERDRLLDDQARLIRATLDHLDQGVCIFDTSNLLAGSNQRASELLTLPMHLLTLGSRAERLHQFLHDHGQFPDPNSATRLRDWMVRKNNRTPLSFEVLIGARALTAFAQQMPDGGFVISFTDITTERRAARALAEANESLERRVVERTLELEAALGDAERANASKTRFVAAASHDLMQPLSAAKLYMASLTEGIRNPELLSHLDKATNALAGVEDILEALLDISKLDSGQVAVDLTDVALGDMLGQLSDELAPLAAQKGLDFRIVLPSATVRSDATFLRRILQNLISNAVRYTTRGKILVGGRRHGNTLRIEIHDTGPGIPQDQHQRVFDEFHRLNTPSRPTEGVGLGLTIVKRACDLLDHPLHLRSEVGRTIFSVVLPLSNPQETRDPAPIEGYGQAALPSAIVLLIENDTGLRSALTVALEAWGLDVFACASEREAMSLLQEVDIAPDLVIADYQLDDGLLGSDAITHLRQQHGPLPACLITANRNPELAMLCKTISADLLHKPINPADLRQLLLNRLPTA, from the coding sequence ATGAGCCACACGCTGGTCATCCCCACCGACAGTCTGGAACGGCAGAACCAGAAGCTGCTGAAGATTGCCGAAACGCTGATGCGGCGGGTTGAGCAGAGCCCGGCAGAATCTGGTTTGGCCTATGCTCAGTTTGAACGTGCCGCGCTGCTGGAGGAGGAGGTGCGCAACCGGACCTTCGATCTGGAACAGGCACTGGATCAGCTGAACCTGACCCACAATCAGCTGGCGCAGGCCAATGCCGCCACTGAAACCGCGCGCGCCGACCTGAGCAACGCAATTGAAACCATCCACGATGGCTTTGCCTTGTTCAACGCCAATGACACCTTGGTGATGTGTAACAGCCGGTTTGGCAAATGGATGCGCGATGTGCACCCGCGGTTGCTGCCTGGGCTGAAATTTAAAACCTACGTGCAGCTGGTTTCGCATAGCAACGATCTGGCCCTGCCGAAAGGCGTATCCCCAGGGCAATGGGCCAAACGGCGGATGCTGCACCACCGTGAGAAACACGCGGTTTTCAATTCGCGTATTGCGGGACAGCGCTGGTTGCAGATCAGTGAGCAACGCACCAATGACGGCGGCACCGTGATCCTGCAGACCGATGTCACTGATATGATGCGGCTGGAACGGCGCGAACGGGACCGCTTGCTGGACGATCAGGCTCGGCTGATCCGGGCCACATTAGACCACCTGGATCAAGGGGTCTGTATCTTCGATACGAGCAATTTACTGGCGGGAAGCAACCAGCGTGCCAGCGAGCTTCTGACCTTACCGATGCACCTGTTGACACTTGGCAGCCGGGCCGAGCGGCTACACCAGTTTTTACACGACCATGGTCAGTTTCCCGACCCCAATTCCGCGACCAGATTGCGAGACTGGATGGTCCGTAAAAACAATCGAACACCACTGTCCTTTGAAGTGCTCATCGGGGCCCGCGCGCTGACAGCCTTTGCCCAGCAAATGCCCGACGGCGGATTCGTCATATCCTTCACTGACATCACCACCGAGCGCCGCGCCGCGCGGGCCCTGGCCGAGGCCAACGAGTCGCTGGAACGCCGGGTGGTCGAACGCACACTGGAACTGGAGGCGGCGCTGGGGGACGCCGAGCGGGCCAATGCCTCTAAGACCCGGTTTGTTGCTGCTGCCAGTCATGATTTGATGCAACCCCTGTCGGCGGCAAAGCTGTATATGGCGTCTTTGACGGAAGGTATCCGCAATCCGGAACTGCTGAGCCACCTGGATAAAGCCACCAACGCACTGGCTGGGGTCGAAGACATTCTTGAGGCCTTGCTTGACATATCCAAATTGGACAGCGGTCAGGTGGCCGTCGATCTGACTGATGTGGCACTGGGCGATATGCTGGGCCAGCTTAGCGACGAGTTGGCACCACTGGCCGCACAAAAGGGGCTGGATTTCCGCATTGTTCTGCCCAGCGCCACAGTGCGCAGCGACGCCACTTTTCTACGGCGTATTCTGCAGAACCTGATCTCCAATGCGGTTCGCTATACCACCCGTGGAAAAATTTTGGTCGGGGGCCGTCGCCACGGGAACACCTTGCGGATCGAAATCCACGATACCGGCCCCGGCATTCCCCAAGATCAACATCAGCGTGTCTTTGATGAGTTTCACCGCCTAAACACCCCGTCGCGCCCGACCGAAGGTGTTGGCCTTGGGTTGACCATCGTGAAACGCGCCTGCGATTTACTTGATCATCCGTTACATTTGCGATCCGAGGTCGGCCGAACCATATTTTCCGTGGTTCTGCCGCTCTCTAACCCGCAGGAAACACGAGATCCCGCACCAATTGAGGGGTACGGCCAAGCCGCCTTGCCATCTGCAATTGTTCTGTTGATTGAGAATGACACTGGCCTGCGCAGTGCCCTGACCGTGGCACTGGAAGCCTGGGGGTTGGACGTCTTTGCCTGCGCCAGCGAGCGCGAAGCGATGTCCCTGCTACAAGAAGTGGACATCGCCCCAGATTTGGTGATTGCCGATTACCAACTGGACGACGGGCTGCTGGGCAGCGATGCCATTACCCATCTCAGGCAACAGCACGGCCCCCTGCCCGCCTGTCTGATAACGGCCAACCGCAATCCCGAACTGGCCATGTTGTGCAAGACCATATCTGCAGATCTGCTGCATAAGCCGATCAATCCTGCCGACTTGCGCCAGTTGTTGTTAAACCGCCTGCCAACCGCATAG
- a CDS encoding DUF1489 family protein: MDNFTNLIKLSVGSENVETLMDWQEMRRAQSSDGLARHVTRMWPKREAEIIAGGSIYWVIKGAVQCRQRILRFDEVIGEDGIRRCAFVLDPEVHRTQNALRRPFQGWRYLKPEDSPPDLREGQTSDDTLPPELNQALAEIGVI, from the coding sequence GTGGATAACTTTACAAACTTGATCAAACTTTCCGTTGGTTCGGAAAACGTCGAAACTCTGATGGACTGGCAAGAGATGCGCCGTGCACAATCATCTGATGGTTTGGCGCGTCATGTTACCCGTATGTGGCCAAAACGCGAGGCGGAAATTATCGCCGGTGGCTCAATCTATTGGGTGATCAAGGGGGCCGTTCAGTGCCGCCAACGCATCCTGCGCTTTGACGAAGTTATCGGAGAAGACGGAATTCGCCGCTGCGCATTTGTGCTGGACCCCGAGGTCCACCGCACCCAGAACGCGCTGCGTCGCCCGTTTCAGGGCTGGCGCTATCTAAAGCCCGAAGACAGCCCACCTGACTTACGTGAGGGGCAGACCAGTGACGACACACTACCCCCGGAATTAAATCAGGCGCTGGCAGAAATCGGTGTGATCTGA
- the hisG gene encoding ATP phosphoribosyltransferase translates to MSLKLGVPSKGRLMEKTFNWFDKRGVTLSRTGSDREYAGRVEGVDGVELVLLSAGEIPRELAAGRIHLGVTGTDLVHEKLPRWEQQVEQIEPMGFGQADLVLAVPQSWIDVDTLDDLDAVAAAFRRQHGHRLRIATKYHRLVREFLTDGGVADYQLVDSQGATEGTVKNETAEMVADITSTGDTLRANHLKIMSDGPVLKSQATLWRSRTASMSAEEKVSLKQMLALLRGEA, encoded by the coding sequence ATGAGCCTCAAACTGGGAGTGCCGTCCAAGGGGCGGTTGATGGAGAAGACCTTTAACTGGTTTGATAAGCGCGGCGTGACCTTGTCGCGGACCGGGTCGGACCGGGAATATGCCGGTCGGGTCGAAGGTGTGGACGGTGTAGAACTGGTGCTGCTCTCGGCGGGCGAGATCCCGCGTGAACTGGCTGCGGGCCGTATTCATCTGGGCGTCACCGGGACCGATCTGGTGCACGAGAAACTGCCGCGTTGGGAACAGCAGGTCGAGCAGATCGAGCCGATGGGCTTTGGTCAGGCCGATTTGGTTCTGGCAGTGCCACAGTCCTGGATCGATGTGGATACCCTGGATGATCTGGATGCGGTGGCCGCAGCCTTTCGCCGACAACACGGGCACCGGTTGCGGATCGCCACCAAATACCACCGGCTGGTGCGTGAATTCCTGACGGATGGCGGCGTGGCTGACTATCAGCTGGTCGACAGTCAGGGCGCGACCGAAGGCACGGTCAAGAACGAGACCGCGGAAATGGTGGCGGATATCACCTCGACCGGGGATACCCTGCGTGCCAATCACCTGAAAATCATGAGCGATGGACCGGTGCTGAAATCACAGGCAACCCTGTGGCGAAGCCGTACGGCCAGTATGTCGGCCGAGGAAAAGGTATCCCTGAAGCAGATGCTGGCCTTATTGCGCGGCGAAGCCTAG
- a CDS encoding RidA family protein, whose product MSEITRKHTGARMSQIVMHGDTIYLAGQVGTAGDSVADQTRSCLEKIDTLLAEVGSDKTRILQTTIWLADMADFAEMNAVWDGWVAEGHAPARACGEAKLARPDFKVEFLVTAAL is encoded by the coding sequence ATGTCTGAAATTACGCGCAAACACACAGGTGCCCGGATGAGCCAGATTGTGATGCATGGCGACACGATCTATTTGGCCGGGCAAGTTGGGACAGCCGGAGACAGCGTTGCTGATCAAACCCGCAGTTGTTTAGAAAAAATTGATACTTTGTTGGCTGAGGTCGGCTCGGACAAGACACGTATTTTGCAGACAACCATCTGGTTGGCCGATATGGCGGACTTTGCAGAGATGAATGCAGTCTGGGATGGCTGGGTCGCCGAAGGGCATGCCCCAGCGCGGGCCTGTGGTGAAGCAAAACTGGCGCGGCCGGATTTCAAAGTCGAGTTTTTGGTGACCGCCGCACTTTAG
- a CDS encoding MYG1 family protein: protein MTITHLVTHSGGFHADELLSSVVLTQLFPQAKLLRSRDRQWITPAPHKIIFDVGGAYDGEAQIFDHHQRPSPLRGDGQPFSSFGLIWAHYGRAYMAEMGVPADDIEAIHTKFDTKFVLPIDLLDNGAMEPSVAGPLSILTLPTLLGSLKPVFDDPSPTADDDAFFSALPIARRFVEAQIGNLAAKARAQSIVAKAIAKAGPSVILELPMGMPYRSALDQAGADHMLFVIHPRGNDWTLNGIKLSNDTFEQRADLPAAWAGLTDTALEDASGVKGAKFCHNARFIAVASTREAILKLAEIAVQGVT, encoded by the coding sequence ATGACAATTACCCATCTTGTGACCCATTCGGGTGGCTTTCATGCGGACGAACTGCTGTCTTCTGTTGTGCTCACGCAGCTGTTCCCTCAGGCCAAACTGCTGCGCAGTCGGGATCGGCAGTGGATCACGCCCGCGCCCCATAAGATCATTTTCGATGTAGGCGGAGCCTATGACGGCGAAGCGCAGATCTTTGATCACCACCAGCGTCCCAGCCCGCTGCGTGGCGACGGTCAACCGTTCAGCTCCTTTGGCCTGATATGGGCGCATTATGGTCGCGCGTATATGGCAGAGATGGGCGTTCCTGCCGATGATATCGAGGCGATCCACACCAAGTTCGACACCAAATTCGTGCTTCCGATTGACCTCCTGGACAACGGCGCAATGGAACCATCCGTTGCGGGTCCGCTGTCAATTCTGACCCTGCCCACACTTTTGGGCAGCTTAAAGCCGGTGTTCGACGACCCATCGCCAACAGCTGACGACGATGCGTTTTTTTCGGCATTGCCCATAGCGCGACGATTTGTCGAAGCCCAAATTGGCAATCTCGCCGCAAAAGCCCGGGCCCAGAGTATCGTGGCCAAGGCCATCGCCAAAGCCGGCCCGTCAGTCATACTCGAACTGCCCATGGGTATGCCCTACCGTTCTGCACTTGATCAGGCCGGGGCCGACCACATGTTGTTCGTGATCCACCCACGCGGCAATGATTGGACACTCAACGGCATTAAACTGTCAAATGACACCTTCGAGCAACGCGCCGATCTACCAGCGGCTTGGGCAGGCCTGACAGATACTGCTCTCGAAGACGCCAGCGGTGTCAAAGGCGCCAAGTTTTGCCATAACGCCCGTTTTATCGCTGTTGCCAGCACCCGCGAGGCCATTTTGAAACTGGCCGAAATTGCGGTGCAGGGCGTTACTTAA
- a CDS encoding adenosylcobalamin-dependent ribonucleoside-diphosphate reductase, with protein MSRFAAPIAAQIWDMKYRFKEADGTPIDATVEDSWRRIARDLAKVEKDPAAWEDKFYAALEDFKYLPAGRITAGAGTARQVTLFNCFVMGTIPDSMSGIFDMLKEAALTMQQGGGIGYDFSSVRPRGADVKGVAADASGPLSFMDVWDSMCRTIMSAGSRRGAMMATMRCDHPDIEQFITAKSDAARLRMFNMSVLITDDFMDAVKADGSWELVFDGRIYHTIQARDLWNKIMQATYDFAEPGVIFIDRINKANNLNYIENISATNPCGEQPLPPYGACLLGSINMARLVTKPFEAGAEMDVSVMTELVATAVRMMDNVVDASNFPLPEQRAEAQAKRRIGLGVTGLADALLMMGLRYGSDQAARQTEAWLKAIARAAYLASVDLAKEKGAFPLFEAEPYLASGTMMTMDEDVREAVRTHGIRNALLTSIAPTGTISLYAGNVSSGIEPVFAYAYTRKVLQKDGSRTEEEVVDYAVQMWRDKFGDKELPDYFVNAQTLAPSEHVKMQAAAQKWIDSSISKTINCPEDISFDEFKEVYMQAWDQGCKGCTTYRPNDVTGSVLTVSESADQVPGETADAPQVSNGAEVVYMSEPLDRPQSLEGHTYKLKWPDSEHAIYLTINDILLNGHRRPFEVFINSKNMEHYAWTLALTRMISAVFRRGGDVSFVVEELKAVFDPRGGAWVQGKYIPSILAAIGGVIETHMINTGFIDGEGMGLKTDPTAEVVALGTPRGKACPSCGQYDLQMVEGCMTCRSCGHSKCG; from the coding sequence ATGAGCCGCTTTGCTGCCCCCATCGCCGCACAGATCTGGGATATGAAATATCGCTTCAAGGAGGCCGATGGCACGCCCATTGATGCCACCGTCGAAGACAGCTGGCGCCGTATCGCCCGCGATCTGGCCAAGGTGGAGAAAGACCCAGCGGCTTGGGAGGACAAGTTCTACGCAGCCCTCGAAGATTTCAAATACCTTCCGGCCGGCCGGATCACCGCAGGGGCGGGGACCGCACGTCAGGTGACGCTGTTCAATTGTTTTGTGATGGGTACCATCCCTGACAGCATGTCCGGTATTTTCGACATGCTGAAAGAGGCCGCACTGACCATGCAGCAGGGCGGTGGCATTGGCTATGATTTCTCATCCGTGCGGCCACGTGGCGCGGATGTCAAAGGTGTGGCGGCAGATGCCTCGGGGCCGCTGTCGTTCATGGATGTCTGGGATTCGATGTGCCGCACCATCATGTCAGCCGGATCGCGTCGCGGCGCGATGATGGCCACCATGCGCTGCGATCATCCCGATATCGAGCAATTTATCACTGCGAAATCCGACGCAGCCCGCCTGCGCATGTTCAACATGTCGGTGCTGATCACGGATGATTTCATGGACGCGGTCAAGGCCGACGGTTCGTGGGAGCTGGTGTTTGACGGCCGGATTTATCACACGATACAGGCGCGTGATCTGTGGAACAAGATCATGCAGGCCACCTATGATTTTGCCGAACCGGGGGTGATTTTCATCGACCGGATCAACAAGGCCAACAACCTGAACTATATCGAGAACATCTCGGCCACCAACCCCTGCGGTGAACAACCCCTGCCACCCTATGGCGCCTGTTTGCTGGGGTCGATCAACATGGCTCGTCTGGTCACTAAGCCGTTTGAGGCTGGCGCTGAGATGGACGTGTCAGTGATGACTGAACTGGTCGCCACCGCCGTGCGGATGATGGACAATGTGGTGGATGCCTCAAACTTTCCACTGCCCGAACAGCGTGCCGAGGCGCAGGCCAAGCGCCGCATCGGGTTGGGGGTTACAGGTCTGGCTGATGCCTTGCTGATGATGGGTCTGCGCTATGGGTCTGACCAAGCGGCGCGTCAAACCGAAGCCTGGCTGAAAGCGATCGCCCGCGCCGCCTATCTGGCGTCGGTGGATTTGGCCAAGGAAAAAGGCGCGTTCCCGCTGTTTGAAGCTGAGCCTTACCTGGCATCCGGTACCATGATGACAATGGACGAAGATGTGCGCGAGGCCGTGCGCACCCACGGTATCCGCAACGCCTTGCTGACCTCAATCGCACCCACCGGCACTATCTCGCTGTATGCCGGCAATGTCAGCTCTGGCATCGAACCGGTGTTTGCCTATGCCTATACCCGCAAGGTTCTGCAAAAAGACGGCAGCCGCACCGAAGAGGAAGTGGTCGATTACGCCGTGCAGATGTGGCGTGACAAGTTTGGCGACAAAGAGCTGCCCGACTATTTTGTCAACGCGCAAACATTGGCTCCCTCAGAGCATGTGAAAATGCAGGCCGCGGCGCAGAAATGGATCGACAGCTCGATCTCGAAGACCATCAACTGCCCGGAAGATATCAGCTTTGACGAATTCAAAGAGGTCTATATGCAGGCCTGGGATCAGGGATGCAAAGGCTGTACCACCTACCGGCCCAATGACGTGACCGGCTCAGTTCTGACGGTCAGCGAAAGCGCGGATCAGGTCCCTGGTGAAACGGCAGATGCTCCGCAGGTCAGCAATGGAGCGGAAGTGGTCTACATGTCCGAGCCGCTGGACCGTCCGCAAAGCCTGGAGGGTCACACTTACAAGCTGAAGTGGCCCGACAGCGAGCATGCGATTTACCTGACCATCAATGATATCTTACTGAATGGTCATCGCCGTCCGTTTGAGGTCTTCATCAACTCCAAGAACATGGAGCATTACGCCTGGACGCTGGCGCTGACCCGGATGATTTCGGCGGTGTTCCGTCGGGGCGGCGATGTGTCGTTTGTGGTGGAAGAGCTGAAAGCTGTGTTTGATCCGCGCGGCGGTGCCTGGGTTCAGGGCAAGTACATCCCCTCGATTCTGGCAGCCATTGGCGGTGTGATCGAAACCCATATGATCAACACTGGCTTTATCGATGGAGAGGGCATGGGGCTGAAAACGGACCCCACTGCAGAAGTGGTGGCCTTAGGTACGCCAAGGGGCAAAGCCTGCCCCAGCTGTGGTCAATATGACCTGCAGATGGTCGAAGGCTGCATGACTTGCCGCAGTTGCGGACATTCTAAGTGTGGCTAG
- a CDS encoding methyl-accepting chemotaxis protein, with protein MKIRNPLTPVFNGMSVFIKCTLLISATTLIVAAVLMFQSQRMVNTAIKDGILKLASEITHAAGARNGGAMRFGDASGVQVALDRILEESNGSAVYAIATNSSNEVIASSGTADETQAAQLVTLATTAFATGAGETTGDGYYIAMPATAGAKGDSIVGSVAIIWSPDLALAELARAKMISYLVAGVAFLIMCIISTFALRSILTRPLQDVGGLIDEIADGTYDQDPIHLDRGDEIGAIARTVENLKTQLSKAREVENERIHAQEEQSRVVDTLTGALQRLSEGDLTQTIDQTFAGDYEVLRENYNRTIDTLVGIIDAVIGNSEKIRSSSEEINQSSNDLSQRTESQAATLEQTAAALDELTASVKSAASGAKEVEGIVSSASSTAEQSGIVVREAVDAMSLIEKSSVQISQIISVIDDISFQTNLLALNAGVEAARAGEAGRGFAVVASEVRALAQRSSDAAQEIKQLISDSSQQVKHGVDLVDRTGEELRKIIDSVGTISSHVIGIASGAAEQSVALAEINSGVLQLDQVTQHNAAMVEESTAASQLLRNDAGELARQVSIFKTGNNDSAMPPPEMATTGSMESSVFSAHEPDFATPEPRRASSWEDF; from the coding sequence ATGAAAATTCGTAATCCACTTACACCCGTATTCAACGGAATGTCGGTCTTTATCAAATGTACCTTGTTGATATCGGCAACGACTTTGATTGTGGCTGCTGTCTTGATGTTTCAGTCCCAGCGGATGGTCAACACGGCCATAAAAGACGGCATTCTGAAACTTGCTTCAGAAATCACTCATGCTGCCGGTGCGCGCAATGGTGGCGCAATGCGGTTTGGCGATGCCAGTGGCGTTCAGGTTGCGCTGGATCGCATTCTGGAAGAATCCAATGGCAGTGCGGTTTACGCCATTGCAACCAACAGCTCTAACGAAGTGATTGCTAGTTCAGGCACGGCCGACGAAACCCAAGCCGCCCAACTGGTCACACTTGCCACTACCGCCTTTGCGACCGGTGCCGGTGAAACAACAGGTGACGGGTATTACATCGCTATGCCCGCAACCGCTGGCGCCAAAGGCGACAGTATTGTCGGTTCAGTCGCGATCATCTGGTCCCCAGATCTGGCTCTTGCCGAACTCGCCAGGGCTAAAATGATCTCATACTTGGTGGCAGGTGTCGCGTTTCTGATTATGTGCATCATTTCAACTTTCGCGTTACGCTCGATTCTGACCCGTCCCCTGCAGGATGTTGGTGGATTGATTGATGAGATTGCCGACGGCACTTACGATCAGGATCCGATCCACCTTGACCGTGGTGATGAAATTGGAGCCATTGCCCGAACTGTCGAGAACCTAAAAACTCAGCTGTCCAAGGCCCGCGAAGTAGAGAATGAGCGTATCCACGCGCAGGAAGAACAAAGCCGCGTCGTCGACACCCTGACTGGGGCGTTGCAACGCCTGTCCGAAGGTGACCTGACACAAACAATCGACCAAACTTTTGCAGGTGATTACGAAGTGCTGCGCGAGAACTATAATCGCACGATTGACACATTGGTTGGCATCATTGACGCAGTGATTGGCAACTCTGAAAAAATCCGCAGTAGCTCTGAAGAAATCAACCAATCGTCCAACGACCTTTCGCAACGCACTGAAAGCCAGGCGGCCACCCTGGAACAGACAGCCGCTGCTTTGGATGAACTGACAGCCAGCGTGAAATCTGCAGCGTCAGGTGCAAAAGAAGTCGAAGGCATCGTATCCAGCGCCAGCTCTACCGCAGAACAAAGTGGTATCGTTGTACGTGAAGCGGTCGATGCCATGTCGCTGATTGAAAAATCCTCGGTACAGATCTCGCAGATCATCTCGGTGATCGACGACATCTCGTTCCAGACCAACCTGTTGGCACTTAACGCCGGCGTCGAGGCGGCACGGGCTGGCGAAGCAGGCCGCGGGTTTGCCGTGGTTGCGTCTGAGGTACGGGCGCTGGCGCAGCGTTCGTCTGACGCGGCTCAGGAAATCAAACAGCTGATCAGCGACAGTTCGCAGCAGGTCAAACACGGCGTCGATCTTGTCGATCGCACCGGCGAAGAGCTGCGGAAAATCATTGATAGTGTAGGCACCATTTCCAGTCACGTAATAGGCATTGCCTCTGGTGCCGCGGAACAATCCGTCGCATTGGCCGAGATCAATTCGGGGGTGTTGCAACTGGACCAGGTGACCCAGCACAACGCAGCAATGGTCGAAGAATCCACCGCTGCCAGCCAACTGCTGCGCAATGACGCCGGTGAATTAGCCCGCCAGGTGTCGATCTTCAAAACAGGCAACAACGACAGCGCCATGCCGCCACCTGAAATGGCCACAACCGGATCTATGGAGAGCTCTGTTTTCTCTGCACACGAACCGGATTTCGCCACTCCAGAACCACGCCGCGCCTCCAGCTGGGAAGACTTTTAA
- a CDS encoding ATP phosphoribosyltransferase regulatory subunit, which translates to MLDRSDIRLRAAQLRSNFEEAGALVVDPPLLQPAGLLLDLYGEDIRARAYVTSDGLRGEQMLRPDFTVPVVQMHMREGADPARYTYAGEVFRRQEHDPDRANEYVQVGYEIFDRDNSAAADAEVFALMAKSVAGLGLRAATGDIGILMAAVQGLNTTARRKVALMRHIWRPRRFRALLDRYAHRVPVPQSRQALLSTDGVLTGTDAEIGKRSRAEIDDRIQALREDAAAPPIAENELLALEALMAVRETVPYALEQLRDIAVDLPPITPALDRLEARSAALAARGVDVEHLDFEVSYGRTSMEYYDGFVFGFYAETRPDLPPIASGGRYDALTRRLGQGAEIPAVGAVLRPDLMLLLEEAQS; encoded by the coding sequence ATGCTAGATCGTTCTGATATCCGCCTGCGTGCTGCGCAGTTGCGGAGCAATTTCGAAGAGGCAGGTGCGCTGGTGGTGGATCCACCATTGCTGCAGCCTGCCGGCCTATTGCTGGACCTTTACGGCGAGGACATTCGGGCGCGTGCCTATGTGACCTCGGATGGCTTGCGCGGCGAGCAGATGCTGCGCCCGGATTTTACCGTGCCCGTGGTGCAGATGCATATGCGTGAGGGGGCTGACCCCGCACGCTATACCTATGCAGGCGAGGTGTTTCGGCGTCAGGAGCATGATCCTGATCGCGCCAATGAATACGTCCAGGTCGGCTACGAGATCTTTGATCGCGACAATTCCGCAGCGGCGGACGCCGAGGTGTTTGCATTGATGGCCAAGAGCGTCGCCGGGCTGGGGCTGCGTGCCGCAACCGGTGATATCGGCATTCTGATGGCAGCAGTTCAGGGTCTGAATACGACGGCGCGCCGCAAGGTGGCCCTGATGCGTCACATCTGGCGGCCACGGCGGTTCCGGGCATTGCTGGACCGTTATGCGCACCGGGTGCCGGTGCCGCAGTCGCGTCAGGCACTGCTGTCGACGGACGGTGTGCTGACCGGAACAGATGCCGAAATCGGCAAACGCAGCCGTGCTGAAATCGACGACCGCATCCAGGCGCTGCGCGAGGATGCCGCCGCCCCACCGATTGCCGAGAATGAGTTGCTGGCACTGGAGGCCTTGATGGCGGTGCGCGAAACCGTTCCCTATGCGTTGGAACAGCTGCGTGATATTGCGGTTGACCTGCCGCCGATCACACCTGCGTTGGATCGTCTCGAAGCGCGCTCTGCCGCATTGGCGGCGCGTGGCGTTGATGTCGAACATCTTGACTTTGAGGTCTCGTATGGACGCACGTCGATGGAATACTACGACGGGTTTGTCTTTGGCTTTTACGCGGAAACGCGCCCGGACCTGCCGCCCATTGCCAGTGGTGGGCGCTATGATGCGCTGACCCGTCGATTGGGGCAGGGGGCTGAAATCCCCGCCGTTGGCGCCGTGTTGCGCCCGGATCTGATGTTGTTGTTAGAGGAGGCACAGTCATGA